From a single Candidatus Eisenbacteria bacterium genomic region:
- the tig gene encoding trigger factor, whose translation MSEEQTPNVQFEEPEPGLKVFSVEVPEASLHAEMEKAYGDLARDARVPGFRKGKIPRSVLERRYAGAIRSDALEKLVSRVVWRTLDSYEVTPFFDPEVEDLSADEGEPVRFRIRIDAWPAIELKQYKDFELDRPVRPVSDEEVAEALERIREGNPEYVRAERPAIRTDQLIFHYQRFLENGNAFGKRVTGAEVILRPEPSEDAVQKTLEEGMLGLSPGETKGIPVDFPVDYPNAALAGKVVEFRIELDEVRERMLPAVDDAFAGRILGEEGAGVDDLRAKIREEMTKKAEEEADEALDRDILERIIEANPIDVPERLLDKVAEKNAPSFPSEEEIPPEHREEAARQKAEYLAEQRKGALRAIQKLALLSEISRRENLEPKEQEVQAMKRVFRPRTDPSLSAERRRRDEEDLEKDIRRLLRERKVYQWVREHSTVKP comes from the coding sequence ATGAGCGAAGAACAAACGCCGAACGTGCAATTCGAGGAGCCGGAACCGGGGCTGAAGGTGTTCTCCGTTGAGGTGCCCGAGGCTTCCCTTCACGCGGAGATGGAAAAGGCGTACGGAGACCTGGCCCGGGACGCCCGGGTGCCCGGTTTTCGGAAAGGGAAGATCCCCCGCTCCGTCCTCGAGCGGCGTTACGCCGGAGCGATCCGGAGCGACGCCTTGGAAAAACTGGTCTCCCGGGTGGTCTGGCGGACGTTGGACAGCTACGAGGTGACCCCCTTCTTCGACCCCGAAGTGGAAGATCTCTCCGCCGACGAGGGGGAGCCGGTCCGCTTCCGCATACGGATCGACGCCTGGCCGGCGATCGAGCTGAAGCAGTACAAGGATTTCGAGCTGGATCGCCCCGTCCGACCCGTGAGCGACGAGGAGGTCGCGGAGGCCTTGGAGCGCATTCGCGAGGGGAACCCGGAGTACGTCCGCGCCGAGCGTCCGGCGATCCGCACTGATCAGCTGATCTTTCACTACCAGCGTTTTCTGGAAAACGGAAACGCCTTCGGCAAGCGCGTCACCGGCGCGGAGGTGATCCTCCGGCCCGAGCCTTCCGAGGACGCCGTCCAGAAGACGCTCGAGGAGGGGATGCTCGGTCTCTCCCCCGGCGAGACGAAGGGGATTCCCGTCGATTTCCCCGTGGATTACCCCAACGCGGCTCTCGCCGGGAAAGTGGTGGAGTTCCGTATCGAGCTCGACGAGGTTCGGGAGAGGATGCTTCCGGCGGTGGACGACGCCTTCGCGGGGCGAATCCTCGGCGAAGAGGGGGCCGGCGTGGACGACCTCCGCGCCAAGATCCGTGAGGAGATGACCAAAAAGGCGGAGGAGGAGGCGGACGAGGCGCTGGACCGGGACATTCTGGAGCGCATCATCGAGGCGAACCCGATCGACGTGCCCGAGAGGCTCCTGGACAAGGTGGCGGAGAAAAACGCGCCTTCCTTCCCCTCGGAAGAGGAGATTCCACCGGAGCACCGCGAGGAGGCCGCCCGGCAAAAGGCGGAATATCTCGCCGAACAGAGAAAAGGAGCGCTCCGGGCGATTCAGAAATTGGCCCTTCTTTCCGAAATTAGTAGAAGAGAGAATCTGGAGCCGAAGGAGCAGGAGGTGCAGGCGATGAAGCGGGTTTTCCGCCCCCGCACCGACCCTTCTCTCTCCGCGGAGCGGCGCCGCCGCGACGAGGAGGACCTGGAGAAGGATATCCGGCGGCTCCTCAGGGAAAGAAAGGTCTATCAGTGGGTGCGGGAGCACTCGACCGTCAAACCTTGA
- a CDS encoding sugar transferase translates to MKRRMGLSRILPIKGKRAERVARPGTLKVIDLTRHAGDRLRMRWDDAPRVPLAKEFADRLLSLGMLIVLLPFLAFVAVAIRLSSSGPIIYRQVRIGQNRRGMSRGGGASTSYYDVYDRRTLDLPGKPFIIFKFRTMVDGAENRFGPIWASKNDPRITLLGRVLRKLRVDELPQLINVVKGDMSLVGPRPERPTFVRDLIDEIPEYAVRLRVKPGITGLAQVKHHYDTCLEDVRTKLRYDLEYIRNLSPLLDLKILIRTIWVVLTMKGSH, encoded by the coding sequence ATGAAACGGCGCATGGGACTGTCGAGGATTCTGCCCATCAAGGGGAAGCGCGCCGAGAGGGTGGCGCGTCCGGGCACCCTCAAGGTCATCGATCTGACGCGACACGCCGGCGACCGCCTCCGGATGCGCTGGGACGACGCTCCCCGTGTCCCGCTCGCCAAGGAATTCGCCGACCGTCTTCTCTCCCTGGGAATGCTGATCGTTCTCCTCCCCTTCCTCGCCTTCGTCGCCGTCGCCATCCGCCTCTCCTCTTCGGGACCGATCATCTACAGGCAGGTGCGTATCGGACAAAACCGGCGCGGCATGTCCCGCGGCGGGGGCGCATCGACCTCCTATTACGATGTCTATGACAGGAGAACCCTCGATCTTCCGGGGAAGCCGTTCATCATCTTCAAATTTCGAACCATGGTGGACGGCGCCGAAAACCGCTTCGGCCCCATTTGGGCGAGCAAGAACGATCCGAGGATCACCCTCCTCGGCCGCGTGCTCCGCAAGCTCCGCGTCGACGAGCTGCCGCAGCTGATCAACGTCGTGAAGGGGGACATGAGCCTCGTCGGTCCCCGGCCGGAGCGCCCCACTTTCGTGCGGGATCTGATCGACGAGATTCCCGAATACGCGGTCCGTCTCCGGGTGAAACCGGGAATCACCGGTCTCGCCCAGGTCAAGCACCACTACGACACATGCCTCGAGGATGTCCGCACCAAGCTCCGTTATGACCTGGAGTACATCCGCAACCTATCCCCCCTCCTGGATCTGAAAATCCTCATCCGCACGATCTGGGTCGTCCTCACGATGAAGGGCTCCCACTAG
- a CDS encoding fibronectin type III domain-containing protein: protein MRRRFLPIALLILGPALLLPAGCGDDSITRVAEPVRVPAAPTDLRASLGEEEATLRWEMTGEESVLRYRLYRREGDAAPSVLIDSTEARQYRDDGLVPGRIYTYEVTAFGVSGIESERSLPLTITPGSIGLTINDRAAYTASPSVLLSLTAPAGVTEVRIGEDPDLEGSFYRAYETAITWLLSEGDGAKTVYARFRTAGGVETAIAEDGIVLDTRAEILSLTEDSEGKILAPGDTLRVEMNTGEKGGTATVTIGDALIGEPLTYDTLNGVHRLVWRVPAGISAQSAVAAGSFTDRAGNSASARTSTRIALQETDVYPEPVTLEDPAESGSDWILLRWSRSAEIDFYGYRICRGALPGLQGAEDEELVAVIRDRERLSWIDSSLAVDSTTYYYRVFTEDTGGRISGSNELRASTRNAAPRAVESFTAEASSSPSTTVRLTWTAVDPSTVADFAYYEIYRSTSEAVSRESELAGVIGEIYTRNWTDEGTAQAKTYFYRIYVVDRGGLASGSEAAAVTTTDLPPSFVTLGAPSVDQANGNVILSWDRSPDTDFAAYHLYAAGFATGSAEPAFSLIDEINNIDATSYVHDPDVTDLPYSVEYYLETIDLAGAATRSNTVQAVFPPADLPVVSNVEVTIGQTFAVISFETDVPALAVVSYSKNGLSLNLQEQGAASYRTVHSIALDGLSSDSNYFFQITVEDESGGEAVSSIGSFTTLP, encoded by the coding sequence ATGAGACGCAGGTTCCTTCCTATCGCGCTCCTGATTCTCGGCCCGGCGCTCCTCCTGCCGGCCGGTTGCGGCGACGACTCGATCACCCGCGTGGCGGAACCCGTCCGGGTCCCCGCCGCCCCGACGGACCTCCGGGCGTCCCTGGGGGAGGAAGAGGCCACCCTCCGTTGGGAGATGACCGGGGAGGAGTCCGTTCTCCGGTACCGTCTCTACCGGCGCGAAGGGGACGCGGCGCCGTCGGTCCTCATCGACAGCACCGAAGCGCGGCAGTACCGGGACGACGGCCTGGTTCCCGGCCGTATCTATACCTATGAAGTGACCGCGTTCGGCGTTTCGGGGATCGAGTCGGAGCGTTCCCTCCCCTTGACGATCACGCCGGGGTCGATCGGTTTGACCATCAACGATCGCGCCGCCTACACCGCTTCCCCGTCGGTCCTTCTCTCCCTCACCGCTCCCGCGGGGGTGACGGAGGTGCGGATCGGCGAAGACCCGGATCTGGAAGGCTCCTTCTATCGCGCCTATGAGACGGCGATCACCTGGCTCCTCTCGGAGGGGGACGGCGCCAAGACCGTATACGCCCGGTTCCGAACCGCCGGCGGCGTGGAAACCGCCATCGCCGAGGACGGGATCGTGCTGGACACCCGCGCGGAGATCCTCTCTCTGACCGAAGATTCGGAGGGGAAGATTCTCGCCCCGGGCGACACGCTGCGCGTGGAGATGAACACCGGCGAAAAAGGGGGAACCGCGACGGTCACCATCGGCGACGCCCTCATCGGCGAGCCGCTCACTTACGACACCTTGAACGGAGTCCACCGGCTCGTCTGGCGCGTGCCGGCGGGGATCAGCGCACAGAGCGCCGTCGCGGCCGGTTCCTTCACGGACCGCGCCGGGAACAGCGCATCCGCGCGCACCAGCACGCGGATCGCCCTCCAGGAAACCGACGTCTATCCCGAGCCGGTGACGCTCGAGGATCCCGCCGAGTCGGGAAGCGACTGGATCCTCCTCCGTTGGTCCAGGAGCGCCGAAATCGACTTCTACGGCTATCGAATCTGTCGCGGCGCTCTGCCCGGCCTGCAGGGCGCGGAAGACGAAGAGCTGGTGGCGGTGATCCGGGATCGGGAACGTCTCAGCTGGATCGACTCCTCGCTGGCCGTGGACTCGACCACCTATTACTACCGAGTCTTCACCGAGGACACGGGCGGGCGGATCTCCGGCTCCAACGAGCTGAGGGCGAGCACGAGGAACGCGGCGCCCCGGGCGGTGGAGAGTTTCACCGCCGAGGCTTCCTCTTCCCCCTCCACGACCGTCCGTCTCACCTGGACCGCGGTGGACCCGTCCACGGTGGCGGATTTCGCCTACTACGAGATCTACCGGTCCACGTCGGAGGCGGTGAGCCGCGAATCGGAGCTGGCCGGGGTGATCGGCGAGATCTACACGCGCAACTGGACCGACGAGGGCACCGCGCAGGCGAAGACCTATTTCTACAGGATCTACGTAGTCGACCGGGGCGGACTCGCCTCGGGATCGGAAGCGGCGGCCGTGACCACCACCGACCTCCCTCCCTCCTTCGTCACACTCGGCGCGCCGAGCGTGGACCAGGCGAACGGGAACGTGATCCTCTCCTGGGACCGGTCCCCGGACACCGACTTCGCGGCCTACCATCTCTACGCCGCGGGGTTCGCGACCGGTTCGGCGGAACCCGCCTTCTCGCTCATCGATGAAATCAACAACATCGATGCGACATCCTACGTCCACGATCCGGACGTGACCGATCTCCCCTATTCCGTGGAGTATTACCTGGAAACGATCGATCTCGCCGGGGCGGCGACACGGAGCAACACGGTCCAGGCGGTTTTCCCGCCCGCGGATCTTCCGGTCGTCTCGAACGTGGAGGTGACGATCGGGCAGACCTTCGCCGTGATCAGTTTCGAAACGGACGTGCCGGCCCTCGCCGTGGTTTCCTACAGCAAGAACGGCCTGTCGCTGAATCTCCAGGAGCAGGGGGCCGCTTCGTACAGAACCGTGCATTCGATCGCCCTGGACGGCTTGAGTTCCGACAGCAACTACTTCTTTCAGATCACCGTGGAGGATGAATCGGGGGGGGAGGCGGTCTCGTCGATCGGCTCCTTCACGACGCTCCCCTGA
- a CDS encoding PEGA domain-containing protein: MTIDRRRFLGAVPILLMIALRANAAADPLTIWTHPLGARIELKGSMVLRGESPLPLRADHTGAYRARVEMPGYETAVGSLLFRVEDGALRLDRHDRSPGADRLVHSLFLPGSGQIRDGRRTEGIFWGGATLAAGIAAIVTESRYRGAREDFNDADAALERTDPNDRAAYLDQLHETFRLEAETNGNKRARDYSLGTLGAFWALGAADAFLFRSSFDVREGDPGTVQIGLVRKTRLRRALRSLLYPGMGQNYSGRNIRALAFAGAATAAGVSALVSHVRYKEEVDLLDALGRERAELIPGGPEEAALLLEVDRETTAARNRRDDHRDGRNLAAVITAGIWIGAVLDAALIGPDSPGEEAPHWEISFLDPPVRGSTAIGIRGRF, encoded by the coding sequence ATGACCATCGACCGCCGCCGTTTTCTCGGCGCCGTCCCGATTCTTCTCATGATCGCGCTCCGCGCGAACGCCGCGGCGGATCCTTTGACCATCTGGACCCATCCGCTCGGCGCGCGGATCGAACTGAAGGGATCGATGGTCCTACGCGGAGAATCCCCCCTACCGCTCCGGGCGGACCACACGGGCGCCTACCGCGCCCGCGTCGAGATGCCGGGCTACGAAACCGCCGTGGGGTCGCTCCTTTTCCGCGTCGAGGACGGCGCGCTCCGGCTCGACCGCCACGACCGTTCCCCCGGCGCGGACCGGCTCGTCCACTCCCTCTTCCTCCCCGGCTCGGGACAGATCCGCGACGGCAGGAGGACGGAGGGGATCTTCTGGGGGGGCGCGACTCTCGCCGCCGGTATCGCCGCCATCGTGACCGAGTCGCGCTATCGCGGCGCCCGCGAGGATTTCAACGACGCCGACGCCGCGTTGGAGAGGACGGACCCGAACGACCGGGCGGCCTACCTCGATCAATTACACGAGACCTTCCGGCTGGAAGCGGAGACGAACGGGAACAAGAGGGCGCGCGACTACTCCCTCGGAACGCTCGGCGCTTTCTGGGCTCTCGGCGCAGCGGACGCATTCCTCTTTCGTTCCTCATTCGACGTGCGTGAAGGGGATCCGGGAACGGTGCAAATCGGTCTGGTGCGGAAGACGCGCTTGCGCCGCGCGCTCCGCTCTCTCCTCTATCCCGGCATGGGGCAGAACTACTCCGGCCGAAACATCCGCGCCCTCGCCTTTGCCGGAGCGGCGACGGCCGCGGGCGTTTCCGCGCTCGTCTCGCACGTCCGTTACAAGGAAGAGGTAGACCTCCTCGACGCGCTCGGGCGCGAAAGGGCGGAACTGATTCCGGGAGGCCCGGAGGAGGCGGCGCTTCTCCTCGAGGTGGATCGAGAGACGACGGCGGCTCGGAATCGGCGGGACGACCACCGGGACGGGCGAAACCTGGCCGCGGTGATCACCGCGGGAATCTGGATCGGGGCGGTTCTGGACGCGGCCCTCATCGGTCCGGATTCTCCCGGCGAAGAGGCTCCTCATTGGGAAATTTCCTTTCTCGATCCTCCCGTCCGGGGATCGACGGCAATCGGTATCCGCGGCCGGTTTTGA
- a CDS encoding DUF3473 domain-containing protein, translating into MRERGPGTGALTVDVEEYFHATLLRDRVGRKEWEARAGRAGAAVERLLRRFEEWDARATFFVLGWLAEREPDTIRAIAAAGHEIACHGYDHALVHELGPERFRADLRRSRDAIGAVTGRAPSGYRAPTFSITRRSLWAFPILIEEGFRFDSSVFPIRHDRYGIPGFPRRPVRIRADAGEIIEFPLSTRRLWRWNLPVSGGGYLRLLPFSWIRRGFEAIRAEGGTPVLYLHPWEIDPDQPRVPLPLLSRFRHYHGIEHVEERLGRLIEGGDFLPMGELIDRVDAEPFDPARLTDAFQARPSS; encoded by the coding sequence ATGAGGGAAAGAGGACCCGGCACGGGAGCGCTCACCGTCGACGTGGAGGAGTACTTTCACGCCACTCTACTCCGGGATCGCGTCGGTCGCAAGGAGTGGGAGGCGCGCGCGGGACGCGCCGGCGCGGCGGTGGAACGCCTTCTCCGCCGCTTCGAGGAATGGGACGCGCGCGCCACATTTTTCGTGCTCGGCTGGTTGGCGGAACGCGAGCCGGACACGATCCGCGCCATCGCCGCGGCCGGCCACGAGATCGCCTGCCACGGCTACGACCACGCGCTGGTCCATGAACTCGGTCCGGAGCGATTCCGCGCGGACCTGCGACGCAGCAGGGACGCGATCGGCGCGGTGACCGGCCGCGCGCCGTCGGGCTACCGCGCCCCCACCTTCTCCATCACCCGCCGCTCGCTCTGGGCTTTCCCGATTCTGATCGAAGAAGGATTCCGTTTCGACTCGAGCGTCTTTCCGATCCGCCACGACCGCTACGGTATTCCCGGTTTCCCCCGCCGCCCCGTCCGGATCCGCGCCGACGCCGGGGAGATCATCGAGTTCCCCCTCTCCACGCGCCGCCTCTGGCGTTGGAACCTCCCCGTATCCGGCGGCGGCTACCTCCGCCTACTCCCCTTTTCCTGGATCCGGCGCGGTTTCGAGGCGATCCGCGCCGAGGGGGGGACGCCGGTTCTCTACCTGCACCCGTGGGAAATCGATCCGGACCAGCCCCGAGTCCCTCTCCCTCTCCTCTCCCGTTTCCGTCACTACCACGGCATCGAGCACGTGGAGGAACGCCTCGGACGGCTCATCGAGGGCGGCGATTTCCTCCCCATGGGGGAGCTGATCGATCGGGTGGACGCGGAGCCGTTCGACCCGGCGCGCCTCACCGACGCTTTCCAGGCGCGACCCTCTTCTTGA
- a CDS encoding peptide-binding protein, translated as MRFIRFPLIVLTALLLLAFLSGCGGKEGGESGAGPDGPGGTCVIGVETDADALSPFASSTVTGSDVHGILFRPLARTNPDMATYSPELAESWEFSQDHKSLTFHLRHSVTWHDGAPFSAYDVEFALPIYKDTRIAYGAVRWLDHVTGAVALDSFTVRFDFDAVYPYQLTDANVATPLPKHLLEGIPVEELLHHPFNRRPVGNGPFLIESWTAQQSIVLRAYEDYFEGRPMLDRVVFKIVPDRTSLLAQLKTGEVDLYPKFPPHAYEDLRDTPGIVIHRVPSRSYYYLGWNNAHPLFADRRVRRALTMAIDRESIVRSLLYGLGRVIHGPILPFLWAFDPEIPPIPYDVEGAKRLLAEAGWEDHDGDGWLDREGVPFEFTMKTNENNDLRKDIVVVVQEMLAKIGVRMHPETVEWTVFVEQTNRKEFEADCYGWRQAVKVDLTPIWHSRSIADKFNQVSYSNPEVDELIDRAGMELDRKKAKDLWSRVQRDIAADAPYTFLFNLEDVHAVHERFRNVRFLTYSWTYNIHEWSVPADRRRY; from the coding sequence GTGCGTTTCATCCGCTTTCCCCTCATCGTCCTTACGGCCCTTCTGCTGCTCGCGTTCCTCTCCGGTTGTGGTGGGAAAGAGGGCGGGGAATCCGGCGCCGGCCCGGACGGACCGGGGGGAACCTGCGTGATCGGCGTGGAGACCGACGCGGACGCTCTCAGCCCCTTCGCGTCGAGCACCGTCACCGGAAGCGACGTGCACGGCATCCTCTTCCGGCCGCTCGCGCGGACCAACCCGGACATGGCGACCTACTCGCCGGAGTTGGCCGAGTCCTGGGAGTTCTCACAGGACCACAAAAGTCTCACCTTCCACCTCCGTCACAGCGTGACCTGGCACGACGGCGCACCCTTCAGCGCCTACGACGTGGAATTCGCCCTTCCGATCTATAAGGACACGAGAATCGCCTACGGCGCCGTCCGCTGGCTCGATCACGTCACCGGCGCCGTCGCGCTCGACTCCTTCACCGTTCGCTTCGACTTCGACGCCGTCTACCCCTATCAGCTGACCGACGCCAACGTGGCGACCCCTCTGCCGAAGCACCTGCTCGAGGGGATCCCGGTGGAGGAACTCCTGCATCATCCCTTCAACCGCCGCCCCGTCGGGAACGGTCCCTTCCTCATCGAGAGCTGGACCGCCCAGCAGTCCATCGTTCTCCGCGCCTACGAGGACTATTTCGAAGGGCGACCGATGCTGGACCGGGTGGTTTTCAAGATCGTCCCGGACCGGACCAGTCTTCTGGCTCAGCTGAAGACGGGGGAGGTGGACCTCTATCCGAAGTTTCCGCCTCACGCCTACGAGGATCTGAGGGACACTCCGGGGATCGTCATCCACCGGGTGCCGAGCCGCTCCTATTACTATCTCGGATGGAACAACGCCCATCCACTCTTCGCGGACCGCCGGGTCCGCCGGGCGCTGACGATGGCGATCGACCGTGAGTCGATCGTCCGTTCCCTGCTCTACGGGTTGGGGCGCGTGATCCACGGGCCGATCCTTCCGTTTCTCTGGGCGTTCGACCCGGAGATCCCTCCGATCCCCTACGACGTGGAAGGGGCGAAGCGGCTCCTCGCCGAGGCGGGTTGGGAGGACCACGACGGCGACGGCTGGCTCGACCGGGAAGGAGTCCCCTTCGAGTTCACGATGAAAACGAACGAGAACAACGATCTCCGCAAGGACATCGTCGTCGTGGTGCAGGAGATGCTCGCCAAGATCGGCGTCCGCATGCACCCCGAAACGGTGGAGTGGACCGTTTTCGTGGAACAGACGAACCGGAAGGAGTTCGAGGCCGACTGCTACGGCTGGCGACAGGCGGTCAAGGTGGACCTGACTCCGATCTGGCACAGCCGATCCATCGCGGACAAGTTCAACCAGGTCAGCTACTCCAATCCCGAGGTGGACGAGCTGATCGACCGAGCGGGGATGGAACTCGACCGGAAGAAGGCGAAGGATCTCTGGTCGCGCGTGCAGCGGGACATCGCCGCCGACGCGCCCTACACATTCCTCTTCAATCTGGAGGACGTGCACGCCGTGCACGAGCGTTTCCGGAACGTTCGTTTCCTCACGTACTCTTGGACGTATAACATTCACGAATGGTCCGTCCCGGCGGATCGGCGCCGCTACTGA
- a CDS encoding ABC transporter permease encodes MASYLIRRVIGAVPLVWGVCTLVFFVVHLAPGDPTAIYWNPDTDPQVIREMQHNLGLDRPLPEQYVRWLGRFLTGDFGHSFARNRPVSEVLAEALPNTLILSSVSLVILFTLGILAGTASAVRPRSLLDHAITLVSFFFYSMPAFWFALMLLLVFHYRLEWFPADQMHALDFEYDALPFLGRMADRVRHIVLPATALGLGATAGVARYTRASLLDVIRMDYIRTARAKGLPESRVIFRHALRNALIPVVTLVGLYLPFLFSGAVLVETIFGWPGMGRVIVTAIFQRDYPLVMANAFLMAVLVIAANLAADLAYSFVDPRIRHGGEER; translated from the coding sequence ATGGCATCCTATCTGATCCGACGCGTGATCGGCGCCGTCCCCCTCGTCTGGGGCGTATGCACGCTGGTCTTTTTCGTGGTCCACCTGGCGCCGGGAGACCCGACGGCGATCTATTGGAACCCGGACACGGACCCGCAGGTGATCCGGGAAATGCAGCACAACCTCGGTTTGGACCGGCCCTTGCCGGAGCAATACGTCCGCTGGCTCGGCCGCTTTCTCACCGGAGACTTCGGCCACAGCTTCGCCCGGAACCGCCCCGTTTCGGAAGTCCTCGCCGAAGCGCTGCCGAACACGCTGATCCTCTCCTCCGTCTCCCTGGTGATCCTCTTCACCCTCGGGATCCTGGCGGGAACGGCATCGGCGGTCCGGCCGCGATCTCTCTTGGATCACGCCATCACACTCGTCTCCTTTTTCTTCTACTCCATGCCCGCTTTCTGGTTCGCGCTGATGCTTCTTCTGGTCTTTCACTACCGTTTGGAGTGGTTCCCCGCCGATCAGATGCACGCGCTCGATTTCGAGTATGACGCGCTCCCCTTCCTCGGCAGGATGGCGGACCGTGTTCGGCACATCGTCCTCCCGGCGACGGCGCTGGGGCTGGGCGCGACCGCCGGCGTGGCGCGCTACACGCGGGCGAGCCTCCTCGACGTGATCCGTATGGACTACATTCGAACCGCCCGCGCGAAGGGACTGCCGGAGAGCCGAGTGATCTTCCGTCACGCCCTCCGGAACGCCCTGATCCCGGTGGTGACCCTGGTCGGCCTCTATCTCCCCTTCCTCTTCAGCGGCGCCGTGCTCGTGGAGACGATCTTCGGATGGCCCGGCATGGGACGGGTGATCGTCACCGCCATCTTCCAGAGGGATTACCCGCTGGTCATGGCGAACGCTTTCCTGATGGCGGTGCTGGTGATCGCCGCCAATCTCGCGGCGGATCTGGCCTACTCTTTCGTGGATCCCCGGATCCGCCACGGGGGGGAGGAACGATGA
- a CDS encoding ABC transporter permease codes for MRIPLPGLASLRAGAIGTALAEFLFFAAPAALLAARGERALALVRSGDPSGVASAGAALALVLCLAAREALGGRGRGGRRRSPFLDRFRDNRLALAGLVAMGVLYAGALFTPLLATGSPSAQNIETGRHLAPSADHPLGTDKFGRDVWTRILYGSRVSLTIGFVSVAIAISIGTLVGAVTGYFRGWVDGVLMRLTDVLLAFPRLVLLLAVIALFRPSIFLLVAVLGATGWMGTARIVRGEVLSLREREFVLAARALGYRAPRVIVRHILPNLVAPIVVAATLNIGHTIILEASLSFLGLGVQPPAASWGSMINDGRDALLGAWWVATFPGLAIVGTVIAFNLVGDGLRDALDPRTALPWRRRRGTQSD; via the coding sequence ATGAGGATTCCCCTTCCTGGTTTGGCCTCTCTCCGCGCGGGGGCGATCGGGACGGCGCTCGCCGAATTTCTCTTCTTCGCCGCGCCGGCGGCGCTCTTGGCGGCGAGGGGAGAGCGCGCCCTCGCCTTGGTCCGTTCCGGCGATCCCTCGGGAGTGGCGTCGGCAGGCGCGGCCCTGGCTCTCGTGCTCTGTCTCGCGGCGCGGGAGGCGCTCGGCGGGCGGGGGAGAGGGGGGCGCCGGCGCTCCCCCTTCCTGGATCGTTTCCGCGACAACCGCCTCGCCCTGGCCGGCCTCGTCGCGATGGGGGTGCTCTACGCGGGTGCGCTCTTCACGCCGCTCCTGGCGACGGGTTCGCCGAGCGCGCAGAACATCGAAACGGGGCGCCACCTCGCCCCGTCGGCGGACCATCCTCTCGGCACGGACAAATTCGGCAGGGACGTTTGGACCCGTATTCTTTATGGTTCCCGCGTTTCCCTCACCATCGGTTTCGTGTCGGTGGCGATCGCGATCTCCATCGGCACCCTGGTCGGAGCCGTCACCGGCTATTTCCGTGGATGGGTCGACGGCGTGCTGATGCGGCTGACCGACGTGCTCCTCGCCTTCCCACGGCTGGTTCTCCTCCTGGCGGTGATCGCCCTTTTCCGGCCGTCCATCTTTCTTCTGGTCGCGGTGCTCGGCGCTACGGGCTGGATGGGGACGGCGCGGATCGTGCGGGGCGAGGTGCTCTCCCTCCGCGAACGGGAATTCGTTCTCGCCGCGCGGGCGCTCGGCTACCGCGCTCCCCGCGTGATCGTCCGGCACATACTGCCGAACCTGGTGGCGCCGATCGTGGTGGCCGCCACGCTGAACATCGGGCACACCATCATCCTCGAAGCGTCTCTCTCCTTCCTCGGTCTGGGCGTGCAGCCGCCGGCGGCGAGTTGGGGGAGCATGATCAACGACGGCCGGGACGCCCTTCTGGGGGCCTGGTGGGTCGCCACCTTTCCGGGGCTGGCGATCGTCGGCACCGTCATCGCCTTCAACCTCGTCGGCGACGGGCTCCGGGACGCCCTGGACCCCCGTACCGCGCTCCCATGGCGGCGGAGGAGAGGGACCCAATCCGATTGA